From a single Herbiconiux sp. SALV-R1 genomic region:
- a CDS encoding thioredoxin domain-containing protein, giving the protein MPELHLTLYSSSFCGACNSTRATVERVAELVGERLDWREVNVADAPDESEASGIVTTPTVVITGADGSERMRASGVPTTPQLLAAIAAALP; this is encoded by the coding sequence ATGCCCGAGCTCCATCTCACGCTCTACTCGTCGAGCTTCTGCGGCGCCTGCAACAGCACGCGCGCCACGGTCGAGCGCGTGGCCGAGCTCGTCGGCGAGCGCCTCGACTGGCGTGAGGTGAACGTCGCCGACGCTCCCGATGAGAGTGAGGCGAGCGGCATCGTCACCACGCCGACCGTCGTCATCACAGGCGCCGACGGCTCCGAACGGATGCGCGCCTCCGGCGTTCCGACGACACCCCAGCTGCTGGCGGCGATCGCCGCCGCCCTCCCCTGA
- a CDS encoding beta-propeller fold lactonase family protein, with amino-acid sequence MTDDDATEAGYWVGGYTSDANGHARGIARLVPSEAGGLRLAGPEHPWNSPSFLAWHPWLPIVYSADEVAGTVTAHRVESLAPVALTAVVSQPAGPLVCHVAVSPGAGHLAAACWGDGAVLVYPLGDDGMPGAPLSVAPAVDPHPEARRATPPPFGLEPGSRAHFVHWLSPSRFVVTDLGFDLLREIDLLDGAPVVRSSTPLPFGSGPRHLVALDGGALVVVMEYSCEAVVLEPADGGYRVVQRLALREGGPRPGDTAAHLCTSADGSLLYAGVRGSDVIAVLRRSAPLGEVSPDGEVRPGGEVSPGGELVRVGEFASGGSIPRHHAVDGSLLHIAHQGSDEITTHALDPATGLSAGVTQRLPLGTPSMLLPTT; translated from the coding sequence ATGACCGATGACGACGCGACCGAGGCGGGCTATTGGGTGGGTGGTTACACGAGCGATGCGAACGGGCATGCGCGAGGCATCGCCCGTCTGGTGCCTTCGGAGGCCGGGGGGCTTCGGCTGGCCGGGCCCGAGCATCCGTGGAACTCGCCGAGCTTCTTGGCGTGGCACCCCTGGCTGCCGATCGTGTACTCCGCCGACGAGGTCGCCGGCACGGTGACCGCGCACCGCGTGGAGTCGCTCGCGCCCGTGGCGCTCACCGCGGTCGTGTCGCAGCCGGCGGGTCCGCTGGTGTGCCACGTGGCGGTGTCGCCCGGCGCCGGGCACCTCGCCGCGGCGTGCTGGGGAGACGGCGCGGTGCTCGTCTACCCGCTCGGCGACGACGGGATGCCGGGGGCGCCGCTCTCGGTCGCCCCGGCCGTCGACCCCCACCCCGAGGCTCGACGCGCGACGCCCCCGCCGTTCGGCCTCGAGCCGGGCAGCCGCGCGCACTTCGTGCACTGGCTCTCGCCCTCCCGCTTCGTCGTGACCGACCTCGGCTTCGACCTCCTCCGCGAGATCGACCTCCTCGACGGCGCCCCCGTGGTGCGCAGCTCCACCCCGCTGCCCTTCGGCAGCGGCCCCCGCCACCTCGTCGCGCTGGACGGTGGCGCGCTGGTCGTGGTGATGGAGTACTCGTGCGAGGCCGTCGTGCTCGAGCCGGCCGACGGCGGGTATCGCGTCGTGCAGCGCCTCGCGCTCCGGGAGGGCGGGCCGCGCCCAGGCGACACCGCCGCCCACCTCTGCACCTCCGCCGACGGCAGCCTGCTCTACGCCGGCGTGCGGGGCAGCGACGTCATCGCGGTGCTCCGCCGCTCCGCGCCCCTGGGCGAGGTTTCACCTGATGGTGAGGTTCGGCCTGGCGGTGAGGTTTCGCCGGGCGGCGAGCTGGTGCGGGTGGGCGAGTTCGCGAGCGGAGGTTCGATCCCGCGCCACCACGCCGTCGACGGATCCCTCCTCCATATCGCCCACCAGGGCTCCGACGAGATCACCACCCACGCCCTCGACCCCGCCACCGGCCTCTCCGCGGGAGTCACCCAGCGCCTCCCTCTCGGCACCCCCTCGATGCTCCTCCCCACCACCTGA